The DNA sequence AGTAGGGTATTCTTCTAATACTTGTATAACAGCCTTTAAAGTATTATAGGCTTCAGATTTTATATCTATAAGCAAAATTAGGTTTTGCATTTCCCCCAATCCTAAATCATATGCTTTTTGTAAAGGTTCTAAATATAAATTTTCAAAAAGTCTATTTTCTATGATATCTTTTTCATCGTGCGTAGCATAAAGTTTATTGTTTTTTAAAAACAAATCTACTTCAATTGAACTAGCCCCAGCAGAATACGCATCCCAGAAAGGCACCGTTTTTAAATAATCATTATGAGAGTGCACTTTCTGTTTTTCAGAATCTTGACAATAACCAAAATTTATTATTGTTAATAGAATAAATAAAATACCTCTTGTTTTCATTTAAATAAAATATTTTTAATTACAACCGTCCAAAATTATAAGTTCATTTTTTTTCTTTTGCTCTTGTATATACGCTTGATATAAGCCATTATTATAAGGGCTGTCAGATAGAGCAAACATAACATTTGCACAATGTATGTTATCATATTGACTGTCACCTGACGCACTTTCCATATGAAATATTCTACTTATATAACTATTATCTTTACTTTCTATATAAGTTCCTACATCATTTCCATAATTAGATGGGTATCTCCAATCTGAGGTCACTAATTTATTATTTATCCTATATCTTTTTAGTTGAACAAAGTTATCTTGAAGCCTTCCGTCAGTTGTATTAAAAGGAAAATAATCATTGGTATAGTCGCTTTTTGTAATATTATTATTAGGTTCAATATACAAAACCACTTTTCCTAACAACCCTCCTTCTTTGGAGCCATTCTCATCCATAAAGTATAATGTTTTTCCATTTACTATTTTAGTTTGATCAATAATAGATTCATTTTGAGACCCATCCGAATCATGATATCGAAGTTTATCTCCAAAATTTTCTTGCATTAATTTTATAATATTTTCCCATTTAGCACCTACCATCCATTGCTCATAATTTTTCAGCTCTGTCATAATAAAAAGTGGCTCATGATTTGGGTTGGAATTACTCCAATTAGAAATATAAGTAACCCAATCTGATAACAATAGCGAAGACGGGTTATCTACTGTTAAATCCACTTCATCTCCTGGCTCATCATGCCCTAAGGTGAGCACTCCAATATCAATGCTTGACAATTGTACATGAGATTCCTTTTTCAATAGCAAATAATACCCATTTGTAAATGGAAATACATTTGCTTGAGCACCTGGTAATAAATCTATTTCATTTATATATTCATTAACTATATTTGGTTTTCCCTGATCTATAACTAATTGCGAACCTACAGAACTTCCACCTGCTGCATAAGCGTTAATAAATAATTTCCCGTTTGAATTAATAGCTGTTACAGTACCGCTAAGTAAGCTAGAATTACTTGTAAAACTGCTTGCTTTAGACCACAAGTCAGCTGAGGTATCTATTGTTTCTACAGTAAAACTTGTAACATAATCTACGTTATGCTTAAAAATATGAAGACTATTATCTTGCTGAAAAGGCGTGAAATTTTCTTTTAAAGAAACAGAATTTATGGTATAAACTACTGCATTTAAAGTAGCACTATTGTCCGTTAAAGAAATGGATTGTATTTCATATGCAGATTGGTCTAAATTATGTTTCGCTAAATATACATTGTTATTATATATAAACGGATCCAATCGAGTAGCCCCATCAATAGATTCTGAATGAATTGAAGATAAATTATTAGCATCAAAATTATAAATTGTCAATTTTTCACTATCCAAATGATAATCAAAAACATATATATTATCTTGATAATTCAAAACAGAAAACTCCCGATTCCCATTTGATATTATTGTATCATAAATTAGTTCTGACGCACCTGCTGTAACATTATAAACCTTCAATACACCCGTTGTTTCAGAATAGGTTAGCAAGCTTTTTAGCTCTGGAGCATCTATAACTAAAAACTCATCAACATCCTCTTGCCATGTTGTATTTATTATATTTTTAGTTAAATAAGTAAACAAATCAAATTCCAAAAACCTAAATCCGTTTTCCAGTTGTGTTTTTATCCCTTCTCGATTCATTCCATTTAAGTTTCCTGAATACGAATTGTGCGTTCCTGAAAATGCAAACTGACGATATATAGCTTTTGCTGAATCAGATGAAACATTATTAGGAGTCTCTTCAATAATTATTGTGTCTGGCGAAATTATTTGTGCTTGACTTTCAGAAGAGCATCCATAGACACTAAAGAAAAACACTAACAAACTTAATTTTAAAATAGCTTTCATTCTTATTTATTATAAATTAATAAAAAAGGAACCCTTTCAGGTTCCTTCTTAATTTTTTTCTAATTAGTTTGATCTGTTACAAAACTCATTATTATCATTACTATTTACTAAAAAAGGTGGTTTATTTTGTTCTTCCCATTGCGTAGCACCTTGATCAAAGTTTAAATTACATTTCACATTACTTACATCCCAACTTGAAAGGTCTTGATTAAAAGCAACATTAAATTGAAATAAGTTTTGCATATTAACAACATTACTTACATTCCATCCTGAAATATCTTGATTAAAAGCACAGTTTTCTCCTCCAAACATGGTTTCTAAGTTATCCATATTACTTAAATCCCAATTTGTTATGGACGGATTATTAAACCCACTGTCTTTAAACATATCCCACATGCTTACAACTTGACTCATATCCCAAGCACTTAAATCGCCGTTGTAATCTGACTCTCTAAACATTTCACGCATAGTAACCACTTTACCTAACTTATCACCCCAGCCAGAAAGATCTTGACTAAAATTATCATTCCCTCTAAAGGTGGACTGAAAGCTCGTTACATTTGAAACATCCCAATCTCCAATTGGTTGATTAAAAGGACAATCTCTAAACATATTTTTTAAGGTTGTAGCACTGCTGACATCCCAATTAGAAATATCTTGATTGAACGCAGAGTTTGTAAAAATTGTTTCAAAAGTAATTACGTTACTTACATCCCAATTATTTAAAGGTTGATTGTAATTAGACGCCTTATAAAACAAATCTTGCATATTTACAATACCACTTACATCCCAATGATTAATGTTACTATTAAAAGAGGTACATTCTCTAAACATAGCCCTAAAAGTGGTTGTTTCACTCAAATCAGGAGCATTATCTGCCGTGATTTGAAGATTAGAACAGCCTCTAAAATAAGCTTCATCGTTACCCAATTTAACCTCTCCCCAATCTGTGATATCTAAAATATTTTCAGCACTGGTTTTATTAGAATAAAAATTTATTCCCTCTAACTGCCCCCAAATTGTTACTGTATAATCTCCAGCCTCTGAGTACGTATGGCTAGCAGATTCAAGATCATAGCCTGCTACGATACTGCTTTCTCCATCTCCCCAAAACACTTTAAAATTATAGGTTCCATTTTCTATTAAAGGAAGTGTTATAGATTCATTGGCATTCACTCGCCAAACAGTTACAAACTCTTTATCTGATTCAAAAGGCTGCAGTACATTTAAATTTACCTGAAACTCTTCTTCTAAACCAAAACCATAGATACTGAAGGATGACTCCCCAGTTTCAATAGCGTCTTCAGAGCCCAAACTTGAACTGATGCCTTCTTGTAAATAAACACTTAAGATTATTTCCTTACCTGTTGCCTCACTTGGTAAAGTTGCCGATACAGTTCTTGAAAAGTTAATCACTGATGCTTTAATATCTTCTTCCAAAAACGTGTTTTTAGCTGACTCAATAATTAAGGAATCAATAAAAATATCGTTTTTATTTATTTCAAAATTTGTATTATCTACATTGCAAGAATACAGACAAATAACTCCTAAAAACAGAGCACTTAATATCCTATAAAAGTTTTTCATTTTTTTATTTTTTAAATAGTAATCAATACGTTCTCACAAACTCATATTATTAATATAAAGTGGTGACATATTAGTACTAAAATTAATATTTTGGGTTTTGAATCATTTCTGTAATATCAATTTCCGTTTGAGGAATAGGAGCCAACAATCTGTAACTTTCAACTGTTATATCCCTGCCTTCACTAGCGAAAAAAGCATTCATTGTTTCAATGGCTTTATTAGTTCGTAGTAAATCAAACCACCTATGTCCCTCACCTACTAATTCAAACTTTCGCTCTAAAGCTATTGCATCTCGCATGGCAGACTTAGTTGATGCATCTGTATCGTTTAAACCAGCTCTATTTCTTACCTTGTTTAAATATACTGCAGCTAAAGGTGTGTCATCATTTTCATTAAGGCATTCTGCATAAAGAAGTAAAACATCTGCATATCTTACTACATAATGATTATCGCCACCGTCACCATTATCCGTACTTGGAGATGGTGTCCACTTATTTATATAATAAGCCCCTCCTGTATCGTTGATAAAATTTTTCCTAAGATCATTTATTTCGTAAGCATCATACATAGCAGATTCCATAGCCATAGAACCTAATCCCCCATTATTATCTGGCAGTGTAAAATTATAATAGAAACTATTACCTTCACTTTTACCATCTAAATCAGACGCAAACTGAATACTAAATACATCCTCAATATTGCCTTCATGCTCTACACCATAAAGTTCACCGATAGCTACCAAATCAAACCTATATGAAGAAATAATTTTTTCTAATTGAATCTCAGCATCTACAAAGTTTTGATTTTTCATATAAAACTTAGCAAGAATGGCTCTGGCCGCATATTGATTTGCTCTTCCAGCACTATTAGTTGTAGGCAATAATTCTATAGACTCTAAAAGATCCTTCTCTATTTGTATATTTATGTTTTCCATAGGTGTTCTTGTATCTTCAAATGCGTACGACGGATCATCATAAGGTTCTAACACAAGAGGCACTTCACCATAAATAGTAGTAAGGTTATTATAGAGAAAACCTCTAATGAATTTCATTTCGCCTATTCTTCTACTTTTAATGGTTTCACTTTCATAATCAATATCATTAATAACATCAAGAACTGTATTGGCATAAAAAATAGATTCATAAGAATTCTCCCAAATACTGGTTGTAAAACCTGTTGTGCTTGTCCATGTAAAATCTTCTAAAGACCTTGACCCCCCATTAGAATTAGGTGCTTGAACATACGTGTTATCAGATGGTAACTCACCTAACAAAATCATGTAGGTATTATACAAACTTTGCAACTCACTATAAGCAGCTGTTACTGTTGTTTCAACATTCTCTTCGGTAGTATAATAGTTATTTGCCAAAATACTTGTCTCTGGCAATTGATCTAATTCATTTGCGCATCCAGCACAAAAAATTATTAATGAACAGTATATAAATAATCGCATTTTTTGCATGATTAATTTTTTTTATTAAAATGATAAATTGATTCCTACAGATATTACTCTTGGTATAGATGTAGTTCCTTCTACATAACCACTACTAAGCGGATTTCCTGAACTTCCTCCATCTGGATTCATTCCTCTATATTTAGTCCAGGTATATAAATTTGTTCCTGAAACAAACACTCGTAAATTATCAATGTATACTTGGTCTAACAAAGCAGAAGGAAAACTATAACCAATTTGCATACTTCTTAGTCTTAAATAATCGGCATCTAAAACGTTGTAATTTGTAGGGTTTCTACTGGCGGCACGAGTTGACGTATTTCCATAAGCATCTGGAGGTGCTAAAAAGCCTTCTGGATTATTAATAGGATCCCAATAATTATTGTAATAGTAATAATCTGTATTAGAAAATGCTTCTCCATATTCTAAATAATTTGATGTCATTAAATCATAAGCCACTCTACCCATGGTGCCATTAAAGCTCATACTTAAATCAAACCCCTTATAATCTAAATTGATTCCAAAACCATATGTTACTTCTGGCTTATAATCTCCTAATTCTACTCTATCATCGGCATTAATTATATCGTTATTGTCAGTATCTTGAAATATATAATCTCCTATTTCAGCTGTTAATGTTGTAGATTTTTTATTATTATATTCATCAACTTCCTCTTGAGATTTTAGCAATCCTATTATTTTATAACCATATAAATTAGCTAAAGAACCTCCAACACGACTAATGAAACGCTGGTTACCGCCTTCATATAATTCATCTACGCCTCCTAAAGAAATAATTTCATTCTCATTTGTAGTTAAGTTTGCATTTAAAGCTACATTTAAATCTCCTAATTTGATTTGAGACGTATTAATTTCAAACTCCCAACCTCTATTTTGCATTTCTCCAATATTTTGAAGAGATGTGTTAAAACCTGTATGCTCTGGTACGGGTCTATCTAAAAGTAAATCAGAAATATTTGCTATATAGTAATTGGCTCCTAAATTTATAGTATTGAAAAAACCTAAATCCAAACCAAAATTATTAGATGTATTTGTTTCCCAACCTAATCCATATGAAGGTGAACTTGTTGGTGCTGCTCCAGGATAAAGTGTTCCATCAAAAGGATAATCTGCTCCCGTGCCAATAGTAGCGTATTGAGAATAGTTCCCTATTTGATTATTTCCTGTTTCCCCCCAACTGTAACGTAGCTTTGAATATGTTAAAACATCGTTTTTAGGAAAAAAATCTTCATTACTTAACACCCAACCTGCTGAAAAAGAAGCAAAAGTTCCATACCTATTATCAATACCAAACTTTGAAGAACCATCTCTACGCAAAGAAGCTGTTAAAAAATAAGTATTGTCATAGTCATACATCAACCTTCCAAAATATGATAATTGCGTCCATCTACTTCTAGATGCGCTAGCTGTTTGAGTAGTTGACCCATTAATATTGTCAATAATATCATTAGGAAAATTATCTCCTACCACAGATAAACTTGTAGAGTAACTTTTTTGAAAACTTTGCCCTAATAAAACTCCAAAGGAATGTTTATTAATATCAAACGTATAATCTAAGGTGTTTTCTATAAGAATTTGACTGTTATCACTTCTGCTTTCAGACCCTTGCTGCGTATCTCTTTCACTAATCAACTCCCTGTATGCCCCTGTTTCCATTGAAGCAAATTGATCGGTGTAAAATGTAGAAAACATATAACCTAAAGACGTTTTAAACTCAAGGTTTTTAATTGGTGTAATTGCTAAATATGTATTTCCAAACGACTTAAATTCTGTACGGTCATATTTAGACAACTCTGCCATAGCCACAGGGTTTTCCTGCATATTTGCATTATAAGGTCTATTAGCTATTATCTGTGCTTCAACATTATAACCTGTTGAATGACTATCATCATAAGCAGAGAAAAATGGATACATGTACACCATAGCTCTTCCTGCTGGATCTATTGGAAATCGATAATTATTGCCTCCATTTGTTAATCCTCTTTCAGAGTAATAACCATTAATATTAATTCCGTACTTTAAATAGTCATTAACACGGGTATTTATTTTAATATTTGTGGTATATCTTTTTTGATCTGCTGTAATAACAATACCTTCCTCTCCAGTATAGCCTATAGACACCGCATAATCCGTTTTTTCTGTTGCCCCAGATATATTTAGATAATGATTTTGAATGGTACCTGGCCTATAAACAGCATCTTCCCAATCAAAATCAGTTAACCCCGCTTCATTATTTAAATAAGGAATGGTATAGTCTAAAATTAGTTCTCTTACATTTGCACCTTTAGCTAAACGTTCTTCTTCAGAATCGTTAATATTAGCAGTTGGGTGATTCTTTAAATATGCATTATTTCTTGCATCTCGAAAAAATTTGGCTGCATCATAAGCATTTAATAAATCATATGAATTGACGCGTTCTTGAACACCAAGAACAGAACTTACTTGAACGGACATTTTTTTTCCACTCCCTTTTTTTGTAGTAATAATTATAACACCATTAGCTGCTCTAGACCCATAAATAGACGCTGATGCAGCATCTTTTAAAACACTAACACTCTCTATATCATTACTATTTAAAAGGTTTAATGAACTGCCTTCTCCTAAAGGGTAACCATCAACAACTATTAGGGGTTCTGCATCTCTTGTAATTGAACCTGCACCTCTTATAACTATTGAGTTACTATCACCCGGGTTTCTTGCATCTGTTAAAATATTTACACCTGCTAATTTCCCTACCAATGCTTGGTCTATATTTTTTGCATTTGAATAGGTTTGAATATCATCAGACTCAATACTAGCAATGGCGCCATTAATATTTCTTTTAGAATTTGTTCCATAACCTATTAATACAACCTCATCTAACTTTTGATTATCTGAAGATAGCGTAATATTTATTGAACTTTGATTATCTACAGGAACCTCTTTAGTGATAAAACCAACATAAGATACTTGTAAAATAGCCTCTCCGTTTACAGCTATCTTAAAATTTCCATCAAAATCAGTTGTGGCTCCATTGCCCGTTCCTTTTTCTAATACTGTAGCACCTGGCAATGGCATTCCATTGTTATCCAAAACTTTTCCTTCTACTATATTTTGAATAACTGCTTGGTTATATGAAAACGGAACTTCATAACGTTTTACTAAATATATAAGCCTATTGCTAAAATTAAAGGCTGTATTTGTATTACTAAAAATACGATTCAACACATTGGTTATGTCCTCGTTTTTTGTTTTTACTGTTATTAATCTATCTAAATCAACATCTTTTACTTTGTATACAAAACGAAAATCTGTTGTACTTTCTAATTGGTCAATAAATTGGCTTATGGAAACATTTTTGAGCTGTAAAGATACTTTAGTACCCTGGCCGTAAACTTCACGAGCCTGCATTGTAAATAAAGTTGTGAATATTAATAAAACACTTAATCTCATTTTTAAATCAAATTTCTCTAACTTATAGAGACTTCTTTTGTTCTTAAGAAGTTTTTTCATACTTTTAATTTGTTATTTGTGGTTATACTCTTATTTAATCACTTTTTACAATCGGGAAATGCTCGTAACATTTTCCGATTTTTTTATTTATACTTTTAAAGTGATTGATATTAATTTTCAGGATTATTATCTTTTTCAAATCATAAATCTTATGTTTTAATTGTTAATTAGTTAATTGTTATTGTTTTTTCATTTATACTATAATTTATTCCATAATTATCTTTCAAACTTTGTAATATCACATCAATAGTCTCATTACCAAAACTGGCATTGAAAATGGTTTTATTAATATTGGTGTTTTTATTTATTATTTTAATATTATAGTGACGCTCTAACTTTTTAATAATATTCTCAAAAGGCATATTTCTAAAAACTAACTCCCCATTAATCCAAGAGGTATAAACATCTGTAATTACAGTTTTTGTAGAAATGGTATAATCATCTTTATTAAAAATGGCTTTATGCCCTGGTATTAAGAGTGTTTTATTATCATTATGATGTAAATTATTTGTATCATACAAAGCAACTGAACCCTCTACAAGTACTACTTCTGCCGTAGTATCTTCTGGGTAAGCATTTATATTAAACTCTGTACCTAATACTTTTATATTCAAATTATTTGCTCTAGCTATAAAAGGATGTATGGAGTCTTTTGCTACGGTTAAAAAAGCCTCTCCTGTTACAAATATTTGTCGTTCAGAATCTTTTAAAAACTTAACAGGATATTTAATTGAAGTACCTGAATTAAGATGAGCTATGGTACCGTCAGACAATTCAAGTTCAAATCGTTTACCATATGGAACTGTAAGCGTATTATATATTAATTTTTCTAATCGCTCATCATCATCATCATCATCATTATAAACTAATCTGTTTCCTAATTGTTTTCCTAAAACACCACCTTGTCTATTAAAAAAAGTACTCGAGTCATTTTCTTTAACTATTTTAATAGTACCATCTTCTAACTCTAATGTTATAGAATTTGAAGGAATTTTAGTTTGCGACACATTATATTGCTGAAAATAAAAATAACAACCCAGACCAATTCCTATTAAAATAGCTGCAATATTTCGAACATGTCTAAACCTAATTTTAGCTTTGCTTTTTTGACTTTCTGTGTTTATTGTTTGAAGTATTTTTTTTAATAATTTTACTCTCATTTGAGATTCCTCAGACAAATCCCAATGAGCTGTCTGACTCTTAAATTGAGCTTGTTCACAGAATTTAAATAATACGGCTTTTTCTTTATCTGAACATTTCCCCTGCTCAAATTTATCTGCTAATTCTAAAAACTCTTTTTTGGTCATACTATGTGTTTACAATAGAATGACGCTCCAAAATTGAAATTCTCACATAGAAAAATCACAAAACAAGCACACTTAACAAACAGATAACAATGGAGAAACAAATGGTTAACTTAGCCAAGAAATAACAAGTGTTAGAAGAAAATTTGAAACACTTTTTAAAGATGTTCTAATATGCTTTAAGGCTAAATAGAGTTGATTTTCAACCGTACGTTGAGAAATTTCAAAATGCTTAGCAATTTCTTCATTTGAATAATCATCATACCGACTCATATAAAATATTTCTTTACAACGATTAGGGAGTTCTTTAGTCACACGTTCTAAAACACTCTTTAAATCTGCTGAATCCAAGTCATTATTTACCTCAGGTTCCAAAGATAAGTTTTCAATAATTGTATCATCTATTTCTGAAAACTTCACTTTACGAAACATGGAAATAGATTTATTTTTTGCCGATACAAAAAGATAACTTTCTAAGGATAAAATTTTTAACTCATCTTTCTTAATCCAAATACTGGTAAAAATTTCATGCAAAACATCTTCAGCCAAACCTTTATCATTAAGAATATTTAATGCGTAAACAAAAAGGCGTTTCCAATATCTATTATAAATGACTTTAAAGGCTAATTCATTTCCATCTTTTATAAGCAACAAAAGCTGAGCGTCGTTAACATCTTTCAAATCATTTATAATCACCTCTATTATAATTTTAGATAAAATTAAGAAGCATGAGTTGATTCAGAATACAATCTTGGTTAAGAAATTATTAATTATGATTTATTTAATATAGATTATTACATATGATCTTTAATTATTTTAATATTCTTCAAATTGAACATAATCAAACACCCCATAATTATCTTGAAAAGGAATGTGATCTCCAATGAATTTCAAGTTTTCTACACTACAAAAAATATAAAAAGAAAATTGGTCTCCATAATTAAGACTTAACCGACTCTTTTCTGTATTATTAATATACCATATAGCTTCGTACTTGTTTTTATTTTTAATTAATTCAATTTCCAAAACATGCCATTGTTCTCTTTTAATTTTTGTTGGTATGGATTGGAACGGAAGTGCTTGCGACGTCATATATGCTATAACTTCATCTGGTGCTACATCTAAACTATCTCTTACAGTAGTAGCCCCATAACCTATTTCAAAATCTAATTCGTGTTTGTCATCATTATATATAAAAGCACCAATACTAGCCATATCACCCATTCCTAATTTTGGGACATATACTTTCCAAGTATATTTTCCAGTTTTGTATTTTTTTTTAAAAGTTCTTATTTTAGGTCTATCCCAAGTATTTGCTCTGGTACTAATATTCAATTCCCCTTTATTGATATGATAATTAACTAACCCTTTCATGTTTTGAGAACCATCTACCCAGCCAGCCAAAGTGTTAAAATCCCAACGAATTTTGTAATTATTCATAATTGATTGTGTGCTTTTTTCTGAAGTTTTATTTGTTCTACTCTTTAATATAGAAGAACAGCTAAATTGACTTAAAACAATAAAAGGGGTGAATAAAAAGATTTTACTTATTTTAATTTTTTGAGACATTTTTCGGAATTATGTATGAGTAATTAAAATCTGTTAAAATAGACAAGGCATCCATAAAATGATGAATGCCTCATATAAAATTTAAAAAAACAGAATGTTCAATAGCTATAGTATCAATTTAAGCAGTGGCCTGCTTTAAAATCAATATTTAAATTAGTTTCTTTAATTTGAATTGTATAATTGTTATTTGACGAGGTGTTTTTACAAGATGAATCTGCTAAAATTTTAACATGTTCATCCCAACTTCCATCTGGTGATTTTAAAAGTATAAACTCTATTTTACTATTTTTTGGTACAAGTCTTCTACCTGTATAAATACCATCATAGTCATAGTCTGTTAATGTTACACCATTAGAATGCCAGAATTCTTTTGCTCCTGAGTTAGAATTTGTAAACGTGCCTGCCAACATAAGAAATTCTTTGCCACCTTCAATATCCTTAAAATAAGGGGACCCATTCATATTTACATTAAATACAACATTCACATAGTCTGGATTTTTTGAGTTTTGGGTATAGTAAGGTGTATTTTCCCAATTAGTTTTTACAGTATTTAGGTTTTCTTGAAATCTATTAAAATCTTTATGTTCGTTTAATGTCCATCCTACCTCAGCATACGCTGCTATTCTAGGAAAAACCTGCCTGTAAAGATCTTCAACCTTAGGAATCCATTCACTCCACATCTGACAGCCAAGACCAATAACTTTATTTTCTAATGAAACATCAATACCTTCAGGAATAGGGTTAAAACCATAAGCCTTTTCAAGAGGTATAGAATTAAAATCATAATCAAGATAGGTATAATTGTGTGTTGAATTGACCACGTCATGTCCTTTATTTATAGCAGACAACATAAGCTCTTTACTTCCTTTCCAAAAATGAACAATAGCACTTTCAGCAAGTTTTTGGTTGTTTTCTTCTGCTGTTTCTTCTCCTTCTCTCCATGAATGTAAATTTTCTCCCAAAATATCATTCCACCCCATCATTCTGTAGCCCTTGCTCTCTATAAAATTTGAGACTTTATTTGTAAATGAAATTTGGACATCTGAAAATGTATTCAAATTATTTTTAGCCATGTAATCAGAAACTTCTTTATTATTTTTCCATTGACCAAATTTTACTTCGTCACCTCCAATATGAATGATTTTACTAGGAAATAAATCAATCACTTCTTGTAATACATCTTCTATAAAGGTATATACTCTATCATTAGTAACATTATAGATATTAGGTAAAATTCCAAAAGTAACAGGTACTTCAATTGGTTCTTCCAATGTACCTAACCAAGGGTAGGCTGCAATTGCTGCAGAGGCGTGACCTGGCATTTCAATTTCAGGAATAATGGTAATATGCTTTTTTTGAGCATATTCTATAACTTCTTTAATTTCTTTTTGTGTATAAAAGCCTGAATGAGGTTCGCCTGATCTCTCTTCACTTTTAACACCATTTATTTGTGTATCGCTCCTTTTACCTCCTATTTCTGTTAGTAAAGGGTATTTCTTTATTTCAATACGCCACCCCTGATCATCTGTTAAATGCCAATGAAATATATTCATTTTCAGTTTAG is a window from the Pseudalgibacter alginicilyticus genome containing:
- a CDS encoding RNA polymerase sigma factor, with translation MIINDLKDVNDAQLLLLIKDGNELAFKVIYNRYWKRLFVYALNILNDKGLAEDVLHEIFTSIWIKKDELKILSLESYLFVSAKNKSISMFRKVKFSEIDDTIIENLSLEPEVNNDLDSADLKSVLERVTKELPNRCKEIFYMSRYDDYSNEEIAKHFEISQRTVENQLYLALKHIRTSLKSVSNFLLTLVISWLS
- a CDS encoding beta-N-acetylhexosaminidase, translating into MTFINKKILVVCSIFYFLSIQISAQLNLIPYPNSVEIHENTLEVKKLKVKYDSELKNEFEALQKLMSEFDIEVTASKNANIELLLEENQFDKLGNEGYNLEINNKKIQITAAKPAGVFYSLQTLLQLPSITKANSISFPCVSIQDKPAFKWRAFMLDESRHFKGKEVVFDMLDQMSKLKMNIFHWHLTDDQGWRIEIKKYPLLTEIGGKRSDTQINGVKSEERSGEPHSGFYTQKEIKEVIEYAQKKHITIIPEIEMPGHASAAIAAYPWLGTLEEPIEVPVTFGILPNIYNVTNDRVYTFIEDVLQEVIDLFPSKIIHIGGDEVKFGQWKNNKEVSDYMAKNNLNTFSDVQISFTNKVSNFIESKGYRMMGWNDILGENLHSWREGEETAEENNQKLAESAIVHFWKGSKELMLSAINKGHDVVNSTHNYTYLDYDFNSIPLEKAYGFNPIPEGIDVSLENKVIGLGCQMWSEWIPKVEDLYRQVFPRIAAYAEVGWTLNEHKDFNRFQENLNTVKTNWENTPYYTQNSKNPDYVNVVFNVNMNGSPYFKDIEGGKEFLMLAGTFTNSNSGAKEFWHSNGVTLTDYDYDGIYTGRRLVPKNSKIEFILLKSPDGSWDEHVKILADSSCKNTSSNNNYTIQIKETNLNIDFKAGHCLN